The Micromonospora krabiensis genome window below encodes:
- a CDS encoding threonine aldolase family protein, whose translation MADFVDLRSDTVTRPTAGMREAMATAEVGDDVYGEDPTVNALEAEVAALFGHEAALFAPSGSMANQIALQLVVPPGEELLCDADAHVVTYEIGAAAAYGGISSRTWPAVGADIDPDVVAAMIRPDGYFAVPTRAIAVEQTHNRGGGGVIPLATLRQLRQVADDAQVALHCDGARIWHAHVADGVPLVEYGQLFDTLSVCLSKGLGAPIGSLVVGSAEKIARARLIRKRMGGGMRQVGVLAAAGRYALAHHVDRLAEDHAKAARLAEAIAPFGVLATAARTNLVPLDLTKFALDAHALAAAARAEGVLVSVLGPRTARLVTHMDVDDAGIDRAIEVLTRVLRA comes from the coding sequence GTGGCTGATTTTGTCGATCTTCGTTCGGACACCGTGACCCGGCCCACCGCGGGCATGCGGGAGGCGATGGCCACCGCCGAGGTCGGCGACGACGTGTACGGGGAGGACCCGACCGTCAACGCCCTCGAAGCCGAGGTCGCCGCCCTCTTCGGGCACGAGGCGGCGCTGTTCGCCCCGAGCGGGTCGATGGCGAACCAGATCGCCCTGCAACTTGTCGTGCCGCCGGGCGAGGAACTGCTCTGCGACGCCGACGCCCACGTGGTCACGTACGAGATCGGGGCCGCGGCCGCGTACGGCGGAATCTCCTCCCGGACGTGGCCCGCTGTCGGCGCGGACATCGACCCCGACGTGGTCGCCGCCATGATCCGGCCGGACGGCTACTTCGCGGTCCCCACCCGGGCGATCGCTGTGGAGCAGACCCACAACCGGGGCGGCGGCGGGGTGATCCCGCTGGCCACGCTGCGACAGCTGCGGCAGGTCGCCGACGACGCGCAGGTCGCGCTGCACTGCGACGGCGCCCGGATCTGGCACGCGCACGTCGCCGACGGGGTGCCGCTGGTCGAGTACGGCCAACTCTTCGACACCCTGTCGGTCTGCCTGTCCAAGGGGCTCGGCGCGCCGATCGGCTCACTGGTCGTGGGCAGCGCGGAGAAGATCGCCCGTGCCCGGCTCATCCGCAAGCGGATGGGTGGCGGCATGCGCCAGGTCGGCGTCCTCGCCGCCGCCGGCCGGTACGCCCTCGCCCACCACGTCGACCGGCTCGCCGAGGACCACGCGAAGGCCGCGCGACTGGCCGAGGCGATCGCCCCGTTCGGTGTGCTCGCCACCGCGGCGCGCACCAACCTGGTGCCGCTGGACCTGACGAAGTTCGCCCTCGACGCGCACGCGCTGGCCGCCGCCGCGCGGGCCGAAGGGGTGCTGGTGTCGGTGCTCGGCCCACGCACCGCCCGACTGGTCACCCACATGGACGTCGACGACGCCGGCATCGACCGGGCGATCGAGGTGCTGACCCGGGTCCTCCGCGCCTGA
- a CDS encoding deoxyribonuclease IV produces the protein MAVTSVRPVGAHTPTSGGLAKAALPYLDATGAEVVQVYVSNSRGWALPPGDPAQDALFREGCAERGVPVFIHASLLVNLGSPTPATVERSALTLAHALRRGAAIGARGVVFHAGSAVDAGHAEAAMRQVREALLPLLDSAASTGGPLLLVEPSAGGGRSLASRVEQLGPYLDAVDGHPGLGVCFDTCHAWAAGHDLAAEGGMTATLDTLLATVGADRLRLVHANDSKDLCGSTRDRHENIGKGTIGEPAFAELMTHPATAGVPIVVETPSEKQLGHAADIATLKRLTP, from the coding sequence ATGGCGGTGACCTCGGTCCGTCCGGTCGGCGCGCACACGCCGACCTCGGGCGGCCTGGCGAAGGCGGCCCTGCCGTACCTCGACGCGACCGGCGCCGAGGTGGTGCAGGTCTACGTGTCCAACTCGCGCGGCTGGGCACTGCCGCCGGGCGACCCGGCGCAGGACGCACTGTTCCGTGAGGGCTGCGCCGAGCGGGGCGTGCCGGTCTTCATCCACGCGTCGCTGCTGGTCAACCTCGGTTCGCCCACCCCGGCCACGGTCGAGCGGTCCGCGCTGACCCTCGCCCACGCGCTGCGGCGGGGCGCCGCGATCGGCGCGCGCGGGGTGGTGTTCCACGCGGGCAGCGCGGTCGACGCGGGGCACGCGGAGGCGGCGATGCGGCAGGTCCGTGAGGCGCTACTGCCGCTGCTGGATTCGGCCGCGTCGACCGGCGGGCCGCTGCTGCTGGTCGAGCCGAGCGCCGGTGGCGGTCGGTCGCTGGCCTCCCGGGTCGAGCAGTTGGGGCCGTACCTCGACGCCGTCGACGGGCACCCGGGGCTCGGGGTCTGCTTCGACACCTGCCACGCGTGGGCGGCCGGGCACGATCTGGCCGCCGAGGGCGGCATGACCGCCACGCTGGACACCCTGCTCGCCACGGTGGGCGCGGACCGGCTGCGGCTGGTGCACGCGAACGACTCGAAGGACCTGTGCGGTTCCACCCGGGACCGGCACGAGAACATCGGCAAGGGCACCATCGGCGAGCCGGCGTTCGCGGAGCTGATGACGCACCCGGCCACCGCCGGCGTGCCGATCGTGGTGGAGACCCCCAGCGAGAAGCAGCTCGGCCACGCCGCCGACATCGCCACCCTGAAGCGCCTGACCCCCTGA
- a CDS encoding class II 3-deoxy-7-phosphoheptulonate synthase, producing MRHEWHQLSHPAVDSPGLQTSRPTVDSAEDAALGLDRWRDLPRAQTPPWPDQAKVAEVCKVLDTVPSVVAPYEVDQLRQRLALVCEGKAFLLQGGDCAETFADNTESHLLANARTLLQMAIVLTYGASLPVVKVARVAGQYTKPRSLPTDARGLPAYRGDMINSLEATPEARVADPQRMIRAYANSAAAMNMLRAYLAGGLADLHAVHDWNKGFVKNSPAGERYEAIAREIDRALAFIRACGMTDDEALRTVTLYCSHEALALEYDRALTRVSGERAYGLSGHFLWIGERTRQIDGAHIDFISRIANPIGVKLGPTTTPDEAIELCEKLNPDNVPGRLTLISRMGNHRVRDALPPIVAKVTAAGAKVVWQCDPMHGNTHESSNGYKTRHFDRIVDEVLGYFEVHRGLETHPGGLHVELTGEDVTECLGGAQGIEDLDLPDRYETACDPRLNTQQSLELAFLVAEMLRG from the coding sequence ATGCGCCATGAGTGGCATCAGCTGAGCCATCCCGCCGTGGACAGCCCGGGGCTCCAGACCAGCCGTCCGACCGTCGACTCCGCCGAGGACGCGGCCCTCGGTCTGGACCGCTGGCGGGACCTGCCCCGCGCCCAGACGCCGCCCTGGCCGGACCAGGCCAAGGTCGCCGAGGTGTGCAAGGTGCTCGACACCGTGCCGTCGGTGGTCGCGCCCTACGAGGTCGACCAGCTCCGCCAGCGGCTGGCGCTGGTCTGCGAGGGCAAGGCGTTCCTGCTCCAGGGCGGCGACTGCGCGGAGACCTTCGCCGACAACACCGAGAGCCACCTGCTGGCGAACGCCCGCACCCTGCTCCAGATGGCGATCGTGCTGACCTATGGCGCCTCCCTGCCGGTGGTCAAGGTGGCCCGGGTCGCCGGTCAGTACACCAAGCCCCGGTCGCTGCCGACCGACGCGCGCGGCCTGCCCGCGTACCGCGGGGACATGATCAACTCGCTGGAGGCCACGCCCGAGGCGCGGGTCGCCGACCCGCAGCGCATGATCCGGGCGTACGCGAACTCCGCCGCCGCCATGAACATGCTCCGGGCGTACCTGGCCGGTGGGCTCGCCGACCTGCACGCGGTGCACGACTGGAACAAGGGGTTCGTGAAGAACTCCCCGGCCGGTGAGCGCTACGAGGCGATCGCCCGCGAGATCGACCGGGCGCTGGCCTTCATCCGGGCCTGTGGGATGACCGACGACGAGGCCCTGCGCACGGTCACCCTCTACTGCTCGCACGAGGCGCTCGCGCTGGAGTACGACCGGGCGCTCACCCGGGTCTCCGGCGAGCGGGCGTACGGGCTCTCCGGGCACTTCCTCTGGATCGGCGAGCGCACCCGGCAGATCGACGGCGCGCACATCGACTTCATCTCCCGCATCGCCAACCCGATCGGGGTGAAGCTCGGCCCCACCACCACCCCGGACGAGGCGATCGAGCTCTGCGAGAAGCTCAACCCGGACAACGTGCCCGGCCGGCTCACCCTGATCAGCCGGATGGGCAACCACCGGGTGCGGGACGCTCTGCCACCGATCGTGGCGAAGGTCACCGCCGCCGGTGCCAAGGTCGTCTGGCAGTGCGACCCGATGCACGGCAACACGCACGAGTCGTCCAACGGCTACAAGACCCGGCACTTCGACCGCATCGTGGACGAGGTGCTGGGCTACTTCGAGGTGCACCGGGGCCTGGAGACCCACCCCGGTGGGCTGCACGTGGAGCTGACCGGCGAGGACGTCACCGAGTGCCTCGGCGGCGCCCAGGGCATCGAGGACCTCGACCTTCCCGACCGGTACGAAACCGCCTGCGACCCGCGGCTGAACACCCAGCAGTCGTTGGAGCTGGCCTTCCTGGTAGCGGAGATGCTCCGTGGCTGA
- a CDS encoding flavoprotein, which yields MPGKTRSPVLHLVVCGTGPAAELAPFITACQDLCWQVHVITTPEAAGREDHARLADLTHHPVRPDERAEALHPLPPADAFAVAPASFDLVNRWAYGFNDSLALRLLNEATAVGLPVVAVPAPEPALARHPAFAESLERLRHWGVTVTAPAVGHPGPWEAAARVVSTWTRFARVPAQPSPERARDAEDLATQPG from the coding sequence ATGCCCGGAAAAACCCGATCTCCTGTCCTGCACCTCGTCGTCTGCGGCACCGGACCCGCCGCCGAACTCGCACCGTTCATCACCGCCTGCCAGGACCTGTGCTGGCAGGTCCACGTCATCACCACGCCGGAGGCGGCCGGCCGGGAGGACCACGCCCGGCTCGCCGACCTCACCCACCACCCGGTCCGGCCGGACGAGCGGGCCGAGGCCCTCCACCCGCTGCCGCCGGCCGACGCCTTCGCCGTCGCACCGGCCAGCTTCGACCTGGTCAACAGGTGGGCGTACGGGTTCAACGACAGCCTCGCCCTGCGACTGCTCAACGAGGCGACCGCCGTCGGCCTGCCGGTCGTCGCCGTGCCCGCCCCCGAGCCGGCGCTCGCCCGACACCCGGCCTTCGCCGAGAGCCTGGAGCGGCTGCGCCACTGGGGGGTCACCGTCACCGCGCCCGCCGTCGGTCACCCCGGGCCCTGGGAGGCCGCCGCGCGGGTCGTCTCCACCTGGACCCGGTTCGCGCGGGTCCCGGCGCAGCCGAGCCCCGAACGGGCACGCGACGCCGAGGACCTGGCGACGCAG
- a CDS encoding DUF2203 domain-containing protein — protein sequence MFTLAQARHLVATLRPRVDELIRLRADLAELRADLAEHGVSPLGGRAEVKGLEARLHAVLEELHQHDIQVKGIAPVLLDFPGERDGRPVLWCWLEGDSDVRWYHRVECGFAGRRPV from the coding sequence GTGTTCACACTCGCCCAGGCCCGGCACCTGGTGGCCACGCTGCGCCCGCGCGTCGACGAGCTGATCCGGCTGCGTGCCGACCTGGCCGAGCTGCGGGCCGACCTGGCCGAGCACGGCGTGAGCCCGCTCGGCGGTCGGGCCGAGGTCAAGGGGCTCGAGGCTCGGCTGCACGCCGTCCTCGAGGAGCTGCACCAGCACGACATCCAGGTCAAGGGCATCGCGCCGGTGCTGCTCGACTTCCCCGGCGAGCGCGACGGCCGTCCGGTGCTGTGGTGCTGGCTGGAGGGCGACTCGGACGTGCGCTGGTACCACCGGGTGGAGTGCGGCTTCGCCGGCCGCCGGCCGGTGTGA
- a CDS encoding NADPH-dependent F420 reductase: MTTVGFIGSGHIGGTVARLAVAAGYDVVLSNSRGPETLQDLVAELGPRARAATPQEAAAAGDLVVVSVPLKAYRDVPVEPLAGKVVLDTNNYYPQRDGAITELDAGETTSSELLQRHLSAARVVKVFNNINFAHLASLARPTGDPERSALPIAGDDPDARAATTEFLDRIGYDAVDAGRLAEGWRYQPDTPAYGIVYAADPQDWSTEAPAGADRVRAALDAAGSPA; encoded by the coding sequence ATGACGACGGTCGGATTCATCGGTAGTGGACACATCGGCGGCACGGTGGCCCGGTTGGCGGTCGCCGCGGGCTACGACGTGGTGCTCAGCAACTCGCGCGGCCCGGAGACGCTCCAGGACCTGGTCGCGGAGCTGGGGCCACGGGCTCGGGCGGCGACCCCCCAGGAGGCGGCCGCGGCCGGGGACCTGGTGGTGGTGAGTGTCCCGCTCAAGGCGTACCGGGACGTGCCGGTGGAGCCCCTGGCCGGCAAGGTCGTGCTCGACACCAACAACTACTACCCCCAGCGCGACGGCGCCATCACCGAACTGGACGCGGGCGAGACCACCAGCAGCGAGCTGCTCCAGCGGCACCTGTCGGCGGCCCGGGTGGTCAAGGTCTTCAACAACATCAACTTCGCGCACCTGGCGAGCCTCGCCCGTCCCACCGGCGACCCCGAGCGTTCCGCCCTGCCCATCGCCGGTGACGACCCGGACGCGAGGGCGGCCACGACCGAGTTCCTGGACCGCATCGGCTACGACGCGGTGGACGCCGGCCGACTCGCCGAGGGCTGGCGCTACCAGCCGGACACGCCGGCGTACGGGATCGTCTACGCGGCCGACCCGCAGGACTGGTCGACGGAGGCGCCGGCGGGGGCCGACCGGGTCCGGGCCGCGCTCGACGCCGCCGGCTCGCCGGCCTGA
- a CDS encoding glutathione peroxidase has translation MTVFDITIGALDGGPADLFQYRGRALLVVNVASRCGLTPQYAGLQALADEYADRGLVVLGVPCNQFAGQEPGTAAEISEFCQVNYGVTFPLTEKVEVNGPGRHPLYAALVDTADPDGHAGDVRWNFEKFLVAPDGTVAARFAPSVEPGAADLRASIEKVLPTPA, from the coding sequence ATGACGGTCTTCGACATCACGATCGGTGCTCTCGACGGCGGCCCCGCCGACCTGTTCCAGTACCGCGGCCGGGCGCTGCTGGTCGTCAACGTCGCCTCGCGGTGCGGCCTCACCCCCCAGTACGCCGGCCTCCAGGCCCTCGCCGACGAGTACGCCGACCGTGGCCTGGTGGTGCTCGGTGTGCCGTGCAACCAGTTCGCCGGCCAGGAGCCGGGAACGGCGGCCGAGATCAGCGAGTTCTGCCAGGTCAACTACGGCGTCACCTTCCCCCTCACGGAGAAGGTCGAGGTCAACGGTCCCGGCCGGCATCCGCTCTACGCGGCCCTGGTCGACACCGCGGACCCCGACGGCCACGCCGGCGACGTCCGGTGGAACTTCGAGAAGTTCCTCGTCGCCCCGGACGGGACGGTCGCCGCCCGGTTCGCGCCCTCCGTCGAGCCGGGCGCGGCCGACCTGCGCGCCAGCATCGAGAAGGTGCTCCCCACCCCGGCCTGA
- a CDS encoding DUF4397 domain-containing protein, translated as MHLSHTAPRRLLATAAALLLGAGLVTTTATPAAAATVGYVRLAHLSPDTPSVDVYLAAPGGAEPQVFPGVGYGVVSDYLPLPAGRYAVAMREAGDPASDPPVLTTEVAVSGGEAYTVAGVGRYADLGLRVLHDDLSTPRDGQAKVRVVQASVRAPVLDVAAADGPTIADGVQFATTTDYQLVEPGRWRLRLSGSGGPATHTEVRLTGGAVYSLLVLDAEQGGLTTELRRDAEGGTVVPAGGVDTGAGGVATGARPTYPLLAGGSAVLALAVGLVLLRRRRTTW; from the coding sequence ATGCACCTGTCCCACACCGCGCCACGCCGTCTGCTCGCGACAGCCGCGGCGCTCCTGCTCGGCGCCGGCCTGGTGACCACGACGGCCACACCGGCCGCGGCGGCGACCGTCGGCTACGTCCGACTCGCCCACCTCTCCCCCGACACACCGAGCGTCGACGTCTACCTGGCCGCGCCCGGCGGCGCCGAGCCCCAGGTCTTCCCGGGTGTCGGCTACGGCGTCGTCTCGGACTACCTGCCGCTGCCCGCCGGCCGCTACGCCGTGGCGATGCGCGAGGCGGGCGACCCGGCCAGCGACCCGCCGGTACTCACCACCGAGGTCGCGGTCAGCGGCGGCGAGGCGTACACGGTCGCCGGGGTCGGCCGGTACGCCGACCTCGGGCTCCGCGTGCTCCACGACGACCTCAGCACACCAAGGGACGGGCAGGCCAAGGTCCGGGTCGTCCAGGCGTCGGTCCGCGCACCGGTGCTCGACGTCGCCGCTGCCGACGGGCCGACCATCGCCGACGGCGTGCAGTTCGCCACCACGACCGACTACCAACTCGTCGAACCCGGCCGGTGGCGGCTACGCCTCTCCGGCAGCGGCGGCCCGGCCACCCACACCGAGGTCCGGCTGACCGGCGGGGCGGTCTACTCGCTGCTCGTGCTGGACGCCGAGCAGGGCGGCCTCACCACCGAGCTGCGGCGTGACGCCGAGGGCGGGACCGTGGTGCCGGCCGGTGGGGTCGACACCGGCGCCGGTGGCGTCGCGACCGGTGCACGCCCGACGTACCCGCTGCTCGCCGGCGGGTCGGCCGTGCTCGCCCTGGCCGTCGGGCTGGTGCTGCTGCGCCGGCGGCGTACCACCTGGTGA
- a CDS encoding class F sortase: MTAPRGPAIRRHRDRRAPAAALVALGAAVGLAAGTGVGLAGTEPPPAATWQPGCADGCASTGPTTGPSAGPAAARPAPTGAPTRVRVPRIDVDSRLTVLGLDRAGALVPPADFDVAGWYGGGPAPGDTGPAVLAGHLDSRRGPAVFARLGELRPGDTVEVWRGGQRLTFRVTGSLRTRKDAFPTAAVYGPTPGPELRLITCGGDFDRRRGHYRDNVVVFAVSAPAG, translated from the coding sequence GTGACCGCACCGCGCGGCCCGGCGATTCGGCGGCACCGGGATCGCCGGGCGCCCGCCGCCGCGCTGGTCGCGCTCGGCGCGGCGGTCGGGCTGGCGGCCGGCACCGGTGTCGGCCTGGCCGGCACCGAGCCGCCGCCGGCCGCCACCTGGCAGCCCGGCTGCGCCGACGGCTGCGCGTCGACCGGGCCGACCACCGGCCCGTCGGCCGGACCGGCAGCCGCGCGCCCCGCGCCGACCGGCGCACCCACCCGGGTACGCGTGCCGCGCATCGACGTCGACAGCCGGCTGACCGTCCTCGGGCTCGACCGCGCGGGCGCCCTGGTGCCGCCGGCCGACTTCGACGTCGCCGGCTGGTACGGCGGTGGGCCGGCCCCGGGCGACACCGGCCCGGCGGTGCTCGCCGGGCACCTCGACTCCCGGCGCGGCCCGGCCGTCTTCGCCCGCCTCGGCGAGCTGCGACCGGGCGACACGGTCGAGGTGTGGCGCGGTGGCCAGCGGCTGACCTTCCGGGTCACCGGTTCGCTGCGCACCCGCAAGGACGCCTTCCCCACCGCGGCCGTGTACGGCCCGACGCCCGGCCCGGAGCTGCGCCTCATCACCTGCGGCGGCGACTTCGACCGCCGTCGGGGGCACTACCGCGACAACGTGGTCGTCTTCGCGGTCAGCGCGCCGGCCGGCTGA
- a CDS encoding SGNH/GDSL hydrolase family protein — MRRTRLATLAASLVTTLAATLTLATAPAHAAPGDHYVALGDSYSSGVGAGSYTSESGSCQRSTVAYPALYAANVRPASYRSVACSGATTTSVINSQLSALSATTTLVSISVGGNDVGFASIMTTCVLYGTTECVAAVQAAEDKARTNLPTLLRNVYTGIRNRAPSARVVVVGYPVFYQLNTVCVGLSDTSRAKINEGINLVDDITRSAAQAAGFTFADVRSQFVGHQLCSYGEKWLHALNITNLGVSYHPTAAGQSAGYYPVFRNVAG; from the coding sequence GTGCGGAGAACCCGTCTGGCAACCCTCGCCGCGAGCCTGGTCACCACCCTGGCCGCGACCCTCACCCTCGCCACCGCGCCCGCCCACGCGGCGCCAGGCGACCACTACGTCGCCCTCGGCGACTCCTACTCCTCCGGCGTGGGCGCCGGCAGCTACACCTCCGAGAGCGGGTCCTGCCAACGCAGCACCGTCGCGTACCCGGCCCTCTATGCCGCCAACGTGCGACCCGCGTCGTACCGGTCGGTCGCCTGTTCGGGAGCCACCACCACGAGCGTGATCAACAGTCAGCTCTCCGCGCTGAGCGCCACCACGACGCTGGTCAGCATCTCGGTGGGCGGCAACGACGTCGGCTTCGCCTCGATCATGACCACCTGCGTGCTGTACGGCACCACCGAGTGCGTGGCCGCGGTCCAGGCCGCCGAGGACAAGGCGCGGACCAACCTGCCCACCCTGCTGCGCAACGTCTACACCGGCATCCGCAACCGGGCGCCCTCGGCCCGCGTGGTGGTCGTCGGCTACCCGGTCTTCTACCAGCTCAACACCGTCTGCGTCGGGCTCAGCGACACCTCACGCGCGAAGATCAACGAGGGCATCAACCTGGTCGACGACATCACCCGGAGCGCCGCGCAGGCGGCCGGCTTCACCTTCGCCGACGTGCGGTCGCAGTTCGTCGGCCACCAGCTGTGCAGCTACGGCGAGAAGTGGCTGCACGCCCTGAACATCACCAACCTCGGCGTCTCGTACCACCCGACGGCCGCCGGCCAGTCCGCGGGTTACTACCCGGTGTTCCGCAACGTGGCCGGCTGA
- a CDS encoding glycosyl hydrolase family 18 protein — protein sequence MKRSLRRALWAGAVVVLTAAMAPVATAFGAGSVTATFTKVQDWGTGHETRVTITNGSDATVSTWRIEFDLPSGTSVSSFWDADVTRTGDHYVAVKKSWAGGLAPGASFSWGYNGTGAYRAPLNCTINGASCGGGGTPPTTTPPTTTPPTTTPPTTPPPTTPPPTTPPPNTGAKKVVGYFAQWGVYARNYHVKNIHTSGSAAKLTHILYAFGNTTGGRCTIGDSYADYEKAYTAADSVDGVADTWDQPLRGSFNQLRKLKQMYPNLKVIWSFGGWTWSGGFTQAAQNPTAFAESCYNLVEDPRWADVFDGIDIDWEYPNACGLSCDSSGPNAFKNLISALRTKFGANALVTAAITADGSNGGKIDATDYAGAAGNLNWIMPMTYDYFGAFAPQGPTAPHSPLTSYSGIPQQGFWSDAAIQKLKSKGIPANKLLLGIGFYGRGWTGVTQAAPGGSATGAAPGTYEAGIEDYKVLKSTCPATGTVGGTAYAKCGSNWWSYDTPSTINGKMTYAKNQGLGGAFFWELSGDTTNGELIGAVKGGLG from the coding sequence ATGAAAAGATCGCTCCGCCGGGCCCTCTGGGCCGGCGCCGTGGTCGTGTTGACCGCGGCGATGGCGCCGGTCGCCACCGCGTTCGGCGCCGGAAGCGTGACGGCCACGTTCACGAAGGTGCAGGACTGGGGCACCGGCCACGAGACCAGGGTGACGATCACCAACGGCTCGGACGCCACGGTCAGCACGTGGCGCATCGAGTTCGACCTGCCCTCGGGCACCAGCGTCAGCAGCTTCTGGGACGCCGACGTGACCCGCACCGGCGACCACTACGTCGCGGTCAAGAAGAGCTGGGCCGGCGGGCTCGCCCCGGGCGCCTCGTTCAGTTGGGGCTACAACGGCACCGGTGCCTACAGGGCGCCGCTGAACTGCACCATCAACGGCGCGTCCTGCGGCGGTGGCGGCACCCCGCCGACCACCACGCCGCCGACCACCACCCCGCCGACCACGACGCCCCCCACCACCCCGCCCCCGACCACGCCCCCGCCGACCACCCCGCCGCCGAACACGGGCGCGAAGAAGGTCGTCGGCTACTTCGCCCAGTGGGGTGTGTACGCCCGCAACTACCACGTCAAGAACATCCACACGAGCGGCTCGGCGGCGAAGCTGACGCACATCCTCTACGCGTTCGGCAACACCACGGGCGGCCGCTGCACGATCGGTGACAGCTACGCCGACTACGAGAAGGCGTACACGGCGGCGGACAGCGTCGACGGTGTCGCGGACACCTGGGACCAGCCGCTGCGCGGCAGCTTCAACCAGCTGCGCAAGCTCAAGCAGATGTACCCGAACCTGAAGGTGATCTGGTCCTTCGGCGGCTGGACCTGGTCCGGTGGCTTCACCCAGGCCGCGCAGAACCCGACCGCCTTCGCCGAGAGCTGCTACAACCTGGTCGAGGACCCGCGCTGGGCCGACGTGTTCGACGGCATCGACATCGACTGGGAGTACCCGAACGCCTGCGGCCTGAGCTGCGACAGCAGCGGCCCCAACGCGTTCAAGAACCTGATCTCCGCGCTGCGGACGAAGTTCGGCGCCAACGCCCTCGTCACCGCCGCCATCACCGCCGACGGCAGCAACGGCGGCAAGATCGACGCCACCGACTACGCGGGCGCCGCCGGCAACCTCAACTGGATCATGCCGATGACGTACGACTACTTCGGCGCGTTCGCCCCGCAGGGCCCCACCGCCCCGCACTCGCCGCTCACCTCCTACTCGGGCATCCCGCAGCAGGGCTTCTGGTCGGACGCGGCGATCCAGAAGCTCAAGAGCAAGGGCATCCCGGCCAACAAGCTGCTGCTCGGCATCGGCTTCTACGGCCGGGGCTGGACGGGCGTCACCCAGGCCGCCCCGGGTGGCAGCGCGACCGGCGCCGCCCCGGGCACCTACGAGGCGGGCATCGAGGACTACAAGGTCCTCAAGAGCACCTGCCCGGCCACCGGCACCGTCGGCGGCACGGCGTACGCCAAGTGCGGCAGCAACTGGTGGAGCTACGACACCCCCTCCACGATCAACGGCAAGATGACGTACGCGAAGAACCAGGGCCTCGGCGGCGCCTTCTTCTGGGAGCTCTCCGGTGACACCACCAACGGTGAGCTGATCGGCGCCGTCAAGGGCGGTCTCGGCTGA